The Microbacterium sp. LWO12-1.2 genome includes a window with the following:
- the ispG gene encoding flavodoxin-dependent (E)-4-hydroxy-3-methylbut-2-enyl-diphosphate synthase, translated as MPAVNLGMPKIPEVLAPRRKSRQIKVGKVLVGGNAPVSVQSMTTTKTTDINGTLQQIAELTASGCEIVRVAVPHQDDADALKIIAMKSQIPVIADIHFQPRYIYTAIDAGCGAVRVNPGNIREFDGNVGKIAAAAKAAGVSLRIGVNAGSLDRRILEKHGKATAEALVESAVWEASLFEEHDFHDFKISVKHNDPIVMVKAYRQLAERGDWPLHLGVTEAGPAFQGTIKSATAFGILLGEGIGDTIRVSLSAPPAEEVKVGHQILQSLNLRERKLEIVSCPSCGRAQVDVYTLAEDVTEGLKDMTVPLRVAVMGCVVNGPGEAREADLGVASGNGKGQIFVKGEVIKTVPEAEIVATLIEEANRIAAEMGPDASVGTAQVITV; from the coding sequence GTGCCAGCAGTGAATCTTGGGATGCCGAAGATCCCCGAAGTCCTCGCCCCTCGCCGCAAGTCTCGCCAGATCAAGGTCGGCAAGGTGCTCGTGGGCGGCAACGCTCCCGTCAGCGTGCAGTCCATGACGACCACGAAGACGACCGACATCAACGGCACTCTGCAGCAGATCGCCGAGCTCACGGCATCAGGCTGCGAGATCGTCCGCGTCGCCGTGCCGCACCAGGACGACGCCGACGCGCTCAAGATCATCGCGATGAAGAGCCAGATCCCCGTGATCGCCGACATCCACTTCCAGCCGCGGTACATCTACACCGCGATCGATGCCGGCTGCGGTGCGGTTCGTGTGAACCCGGGCAACATCCGTGAGTTCGACGGCAACGTCGGCAAGATCGCCGCCGCAGCCAAAGCGGCGGGCGTCTCGCTGCGGATCGGCGTGAACGCCGGCTCGCTCGACCGGCGCATCCTCGAGAAGCACGGCAAGGCCACCGCCGAGGCGCTCGTGGAGAGCGCGGTCTGGGAGGCCTCGCTGTTCGAGGAGCACGACTTCCATGACTTCAAGATCTCGGTCAAGCACAACGACCCGATCGTGATGGTCAAGGCCTACCGTCAGCTCGCCGAGCGCGGCGACTGGCCGCTGCACCTCGGCGTCACGGAGGCCGGGCCCGCGTTCCAGGGCACGATCAAGAGCGCCACGGCGTTCGGCATCCTGCTCGGTGAAGGTATCGGCGACACGATCCGCGTCTCCCTCTCCGCTCCTCCCGCGGAAGAGGTGAAGGTCGGTCACCAGATCCTGCAGTCGCTCAACCTGCGCGAACGCAAGCTCGAGATCGTGTCGTGCCCCTCCTGCGGTCGTGCCCAGGTCGACGTCTACACGCTGGCCGAAGACGTCACCGAGGGGCTCAAGGACATGACCGTCCCGTTGCGTGTCGCCGTGATGGGATGCGTCGTGAACGGCCCGGGCGAGGCTCGCGAGGCCGACCTCGGTGTCGCCTCCGGCAACGGCAAGGGGCAGATCTTCGTCAAGGGCGAGGTCATCAAGACCGTCCCAGAAGCCGAGATCGTCGCCACGCTGATCGAAGAGGCGAACCGCATCGCCGCCGAGATGGGCCCCGACGCATCTGTCGGTACCGCCCAGGTCATCACGGTCTGA
- a CDS encoding nuclear transport factor 2 family protein, producing the protein MSEISVPEPAQAMIDAINAADTDAFVASFTADGFVSDWGTVKSGRDGVRSWADTDAIGAGAQMTVLTATTDGDVTRIRFSWSSRVFNGESDGVFVIDGDKIASFTIPPSH; encoded by the coding sequence ATGTCAGAGATCTCTGTGCCGGAACCCGCACAGGCCATGATCGATGCGATCAACGCCGCGGACACCGACGCCTTCGTCGCGTCCTTCACCGCGGACGGCTTCGTCAGCGACTGGGGAACCGTGAAGTCCGGCCGTGACGGAGTACGCAGCTGGGCCGACACCGACGCGATCGGCGCCGGTGCGCAGATGACGGTACTGACGGCCACGACCGACGGGGATGTCACCCGCATCCGCTTCTCCTGGTCGAGCCGCGTCTTCAACGGCGAGTCCGACGGCGTCTTCGTCATCGACGGCGACAAGATCGCCAGCTTCACCATCCCGCCCTCGCACTGA
- a CDS encoding GntR family transcriptional regulator yields the protein MIIALTSTGGTPAEQVHSQLRGLITTGRLAADERLPSVRQLASDLGIAPGTVAKAYRQLEEDGLVVSRTGAGTRVSRAATAVSQEVADAARALADAARRSGLTVSDTEQVLRAMW from the coding sequence ATGATCATCGCGCTCACCTCGACGGGCGGTACGCCGGCGGAGCAGGTGCACAGCCAGCTCCGAGGCCTCATCACGACAGGCCGACTCGCGGCGGATGAACGCCTGCCCTCCGTGCGCCAGCTCGCCTCCGATCTCGGGATCGCCCCGGGAACGGTCGCGAAGGCCTATCGCCAGCTCGAGGAGGACGGACTCGTCGTCTCGCGCACAGGAGCCGGCACGCGCGTGAGCCGCGCGGCCACGGCGGTCTCTCAGGAGGTCGCCGACGCTGCCCGCGCGCTGGCCGACGCCGCCCGACGCAGCGGTCTGACCGTGTCAGATACCGAGCAGGTGCTGCGCGCGATGTGGTGA
- a CDS encoding RNB domain-containing ribonuclease, whose protein sequence is MPQRRSHVAPSAAQTELATALAALRESLDVPVEFPAEVRAEAEASRSVPPELDLRDVPFVTLDPKGSRDLDQAFRLERRTGGYTARYAIADVPGSIEPGGAVDAEARRRGQTLYAADGSIPLHPRVLSEDRASLLADVDRPALVWTFALDDAGVVSDSRVERALIRSRAQLDYVTTQAALDRGEDGPWALLPEVGALRIEQERLRGGASLNLPDEEVVRTEDGTYAIERRRPLPVEEWNAQLSLMTGMAAASLMLDAGVGILRTMPEPDEKSFDAFRHQTEALGRPWTSGEYGEYLRSLDRADPLTLPVLEAASMLFRGAGYVAFDGEAPSATVQAAIGAPYAHATAPLRRLVDRWSLAICLAVSRGEEAPAWARDSLAQLPALMLESGQRASRLNSATVNAVEAALLTPLVGATIAATVIELRGERATIQISEPAVTASAPVPDGAKPGDVVHLRVIRADIGRGEIEFAV, encoded by the coding sequence ATGCCCCAGCGCCGCTCGCATGTCGCGCCCTCAGCCGCGCAGACCGAACTCGCCACCGCCCTGGCCGCTCTGCGCGAGTCGCTCGATGTCCCTGTCGAGTTCCCCGCGGAGGTGCGCGCAGAGGCGGAGGCCTCTCGCTCCGTGCCCCCCGAACTCGACCTCCGTGACGTTCCATTCGTCACGCTCGACCCGAAGGGATCGCGAGATCTCGACCAGGCGTTCCGGTTGGAGCGACGGACAGGCGGGTACACGGCGCGCTACGCGATCGCCGATGTCCCTGGATCCATCGAGCCCGGTGGCGCGGTGGATGCCGAGGCACGGCGCCGCGGTCAGACCCTGTATGCCGCCGACGGATCGATCCCCTTGCATCCCCGGGTGCTGAGCGAGGATCGCGCCTCCCTGCTGGCGGATGTGGATCGTCCCGCTTTGGTGTGGACGTTCGCGCTGGACGACGCCGGCGTGGTGTCGGACTCTCGCGTCGAACGGGCACTGATCCGCTCCCGCGCGCAGCTCGACTACGTCACGACCCAGGCCGCGCTGGATCGCGGCGAGGACGGCCCCTGGGCGCTGCTGCCCGAGGTGGGAGCGCTGCGCATCGAGCAGGAACGGCTCCGCGGTGGGGCGAGCCTGAACCTCCCGGACGAAGAGGTCGTGCGCACGGAAGACGGCACGTACGCGATCGAACGGCGTCGGCCTCTGCCCGTCGAGGAGTGGAACGCGCAGCTGTCGTTGATGACCGGTATGGCCGCGGCATCGCTGATGCTGGACGCCGGCGTGGGCATCCTCCGTACGATGCCGGAACCTGATGAGAAGTCGTTCGATGCCTTCCGCCATCAGACGGAGGCCCTCGGGCGCCCGTGGACCTCGGGAGAGTACGGCGAGTATCTGCGCAGCCTGGACCGGGCGGATCCACTGACGCTCCCCGTGCTCGAGGCGGCGTCGATGCTGTTCCGCGGCGCGGGGTACGTCGCCTTCGACGGCGAGGCGCCATCGGCCACGGTGCAGGCCGCGATCGGCGCGCCGTATGCGCATGCGACGGCGCCCCTGCGGCGCCTGGTCGACCGCTGGTCGCTCGCCATCTGCCTTGCGGTGTCCCGCGGCGAGGAGGCGCCTGCCTGGGCGCGCGACTCGCTCGCCCAGCTGCCGGCCCTCATGCTCGAGTCCGGGCAACGCGCCTCCCGCCTGAACTCGGCGACCGTCAACGCGGTAGAAGCCGCACTGCTCACCCCTCTCGTCGGCGCCACGATCGCGGCGACGGTGATCGAGCTTCGCGGCGAACGGGCGACGATCCAGATCTCGGAGCCCGCCGTGACGGCCTCCGCTCCGGTCCCCGATGGCGCGAAACCGGGAGACGTCGTCCACCTCCGCGTCATCCGCGCCGACATCGGCCGCGGCGAGATCGAGTTCGCGGTCTGA
- a CDS encoding isocitrate lyase/PEP mutase family protein, with amino-acid sequence MTTAAAKAQTLVGLYDAPEILRVVNVWDVVSARAVAALPETHAIATAGHGIAASFGYEDGATPRDLMIDMVGRIAASVRVPVSADLDDGYGDAGETTRLAIGVGVVGANIEDRLKPFDESVAAVEAIVKAAEAEGVPFALNARTDAFVRAGGRPVQESIADAIQRGRAYIDAGATAVFVPGLLDAHVTRQLVEGIGERKVSVIGVPGALAASEYEKIGVARISYGPLPQRVALTALQELAASLYKGGVVPSGLPALN; translated from the coding sequence ATGACCACTGCAGCTGCCAAGGCCCAGACCCTCGTCGGACTCTATGACGCTCCGGAGATCCTCCGTGTCGTGAACGTGTGGGATGTCGTATCCGCCCGCGCCGTCGCGGCACTCCCCGAAACCCACGCGATCGCCACCGCGGGGCACGGCATCGCCGCCTCGTTCGGCTACGAGGACGGCGCCACGCCCCGCGACCTCATGATCGACATGGTCGGCCGCATCGCGGCGTCGGTGCGCGTTCCCGTCAGCGCCGATCTCGATGATGGCTACGGAGATGCGGGGGAGACCACGCGCCTCGCGATCGGCGTCGGCGTCGTCGGCGCGAACATCGAAGATCGGCTCAAGCCGTTCGACGAGTCGGTCGCCGCGGTCGAGGCGATCGTGAAGGCCGCAGAGGCGGAGGGAGTGCCCTTCGCGCTCAACGCCCGCACCGACGCCTTCGTGCGCGCCGGCGGTCGTCCTGTGCAGGAGAGCATCGCCGACGCGATCCAGCGGGGACGTGCCTACATCGACGCCGGAGCGACCGCGGTGTTCGTGCCCGGTCTTCTGGACGCCCACGTGACCCGTCAGCTCGTCGAGGGGATCGGCGAGCGCAAGGTCAGCGTGATCGGTGTTCCCGGTGCACTCGCGGCATCCGAGTACGAGAAGATCGGCGTCGCGCGCATCTCCTACGGCCCGCTCCCGCAGCGCGTTGCACTGACGGCTCTGCAGGAGCTCGCCGCGAGCCTCTACAAGGGCGGCGTCGTCCCCTCAGGACTCCCCGCGCTCAACTGA
- a CDS encoding proline--tRNA ligase: protein MVTRLSNFFLRTLREDPAEAEVIGHKLLIRAGYIRRQAAGIFAWLPLGLRVKSKIETVVREEMAAAGAQEVHFPALMPREAYEATGRWEEYGDLLFRLQDRKGGDYLLAPTHEEAFTLLVKDLYSSYKDLPLTIYQIQDKYRDEARPRAGLLRGREFTMKDAYSFDSSDEGLEASYQAQRDAYERIFQRLGLEYVIVQADAGAMGGSRSEEFLHPTPVGEDTFVRSAGGYAANVEAFTTAVPEAIAFDADAAPVIFDSPNTPTIETLVAHANAHLDGEYTAADTLKNVVLALTHLDGSRELVIVGIPGDREVDEKRAEVAFAPAEVETATADDFENNPLLVKGYIGPWSPTGAVLGEESATGIRYLVDPRISEGSSWITGANMDEKHAHSVVAGRDFFADGIVEIANVRAGDPAPDGSGPVELARGMEIGHVFQLGRKYAEALGLKVLNENGKLVTVTMGSYGIGVTRILAIIAELNNDDKGLIWPASVAPFDVQVVAAGRDQVAFDVAQDLAAQLESSGLDVLYDDRPKVSPGVKFGDAELVGVPKIVIVGRSAADGQVELWDRASGDRETVSVTEAIERLSRR, encoded by the coding sequence GTGGTCACTCGTCTATCGAACTTCTTCCTCCGTACGCTCCGTGAGGACCCCGCCGAAGCGGAGGTCATCGGACACAAGCTCCTGATCCGCGCCGGATACATCCGCCGTCAGGCCGCCGGTATCTTCGCCTGGCTGCCACTGGGTCTTCGCGTCAAGTCCAAGATCGAGACCGTCGTGCGCGAGGAGATGGCTGCCGCGGGCGCCCAGGAGGTCCACTTCCCGGCGCTGATGCCGCGCGAGGCCTATGAGGCCACCGGCCGCTGGGAAGAATACGGCGATCTGCTGTTCCGTCTGCAGGACCGCAAGGGCGGCGATTACCTGCTGGCCCCCACGCACGAGGAGGCCTTCACGCTGCTCGTGAAGGACCTGTACTCCTCGTACAAGGATCTTCCCCTGACGATCTACCAGATCCAGGACAAGTATCGCGACGAGGCGCGTCCGCGTGCCGGCCTGCTCCGCGGACGCGAGTTCACGATGAAGGACGCCTACTCGTTCGACTCCTCCGATGAGGGTCTCGAAGCCAGTTACCAGGCGCAGCGCGATGCCTACGAGCGCATCTTCCAGCGTCTCGGCCTCGAGTACGTGATCGTGCAGGCGGATGCCGGCGCCATGGGCGGCTCGCGCAGCGAGGAGTTCCTGCACCCGACCCCGGTCGGCGAGGACACCTTCGTGCGCAGCGCCGGCGGCTATGCCGCGAACGTCGAGGCGTTCACGACCGCTGTACCGGAGGCGATCGCCTTCGACGCCGATGCGGCGCCCGTGATCTTCGACTCTCCGAACACCCCGACGATCGAGACGCTCGTCGCGCACGCCAATGCGCATCTCGACGGGGAGTACACGGCGGCAGACACGCTGAAGAACGTCGTGCTCGCGCTCACGCATCTCGACGGCTCGCGGGAATTGGTCATCGTCGGCATCCCCGGCGATCGTGAGGTCGACGAGAAGCGCGCAGAGGTCGCGTTCGCGCCCGCCGAGGTTGAGACGGCCACGGCGGACGACTTCGAGAACAACCCTCTGCTCGTGAAGGGCTACATCGGCCCCTGGTCGCCCACCGGCGCCGTGCTGGGCGAGGAGTCGGCGACCGGCATCCGGTACCTGGTCGACCCCCGCATCAGCGAGGGGTCGAGCTGGATCACCGGCGCGAACATGGATGAGAAGCACGCGCACTCCGTGGTCGCAGGTCGAGACTTCTTCGCCGACGGCATCGTCGAGATCGCGAACGTCCGTGCCGGCGATCCTGCCCCCGACGGCTCCGGCCCGGTCGAACTCGCCCGCGGTATGGAGATCGGACACGTCTTCCAGCTCGGTCGGAAGTACGCCGAGGCCCTGGGCCTCAAGGTGCTGAACGAGAACGGCAAGCTGGTCACGGTCACGATGGGGTCGTACGGCATCGGTGTGACGCGCATCCTGGCGATCATCGCCGAGCTGAACAACGACGACAAGGGCCTGATCTGGCCGGCATCCGTGGCACCCTTCGACGTGCAGGTCGTGGCCGCCGGCCGTGACCAGGTGGCGTTCGATGTGGCCCAGGACCTGGCGGCACAGCTCGAGAGCTCGGGCCTCGACGTGCTCTACGACGACCGCCCCAAGGTCTCGCCCGGCGTGAAGTTCGGCGACGCGGAGCTGGTCGGCGTGCCGAAGATCGTGATCGTGGGCCGCAGCGCCGCCGATGGTCAGGTCGAGCTGTGGGATCGCGCATCCGGCGACCGCGAGACGGTGTCCGTCACCGAGGCGATCGAACGGCTCTCGCGCCGCTGA